In one Lycium barbarum isolate Lr01 chromosome 7, ASM1917538v2, whole genome shotgun sequence genomic region, the following are encoded:
- the LOC132603261 gene encoding uncharacterized protein LOC132603261 isoform X3 yields the protein MVAMNIQLDTTDFQEKLSSCFRPWQRSFQFWVRAVDIYTGYKVFQLRVGFEKNVQKQEAMWERQHEFAAEKIYNMCSDLGGFFLKVHRAKLKGDKKDIVVKVQHPGVQELMMTDIHNLQAFALYLQKMDIKFDLYSLTKEMEKQIGYEFNFLREADAMDRIWRFLYENNKKSPVIVPRVIRDIVTRRVLVMEYIDGTPILKLGDEMAKRGISPDGKVAAIARQNILKSLSLAYGRMILRSGFFHADPHPGNILICRGAEVALLDYGQVKDLPQNLRLGYANLVLAIADSDATRAGESFKELGIDTLSKCEDEQKEMLKLAQGMFDTKLPPGVKTLQPFSEESSLKKIAVEAFPEELFSVLRTLQLLRGLSVGMGISHSCAEQWRPIAEEALYNAGRLTDKDLKRSRRHITRRKTGK from the exons ATGGTAGCCATGAATATTCAGCTTGACACtacggattttcaagaaaagttaTCTTCTTGTTTCAGACCTTGGCAACGTTCTTTCCAGTTTTGGGTTCGTGCAGTAGATATATATACCGGTTATAAG GTGTTTCAATTAAGAGTTGGCTTTGAAAAAAATGTGCAAAAACAAGAAGCAATGTGGGAGAGGCAGCATGAGTTTGCAGCTGAGAAAATATATAATATGTGCTCTGACCTTGGTGGGTTCTTCCTAAAG GTTCATAGAGCGAAGCTCAAAGGTGACAAAAAAGATATTGTTGTCAAG GTGCAACACCCTGGGGTCCAAGAATTGATGATGACCGATATCCACAACTTGCAAGCTTTTGCACTATACCTGCAGAAGATGGATATAAAATTTGATCTATACTCTTTGACAAAGGAAATGGAGAAACAG ATTGGATACGAATTCAACTTTTTGAGAGAGGCTGATGCAATGGATAGAATTTGGCGTTTTCTCTACGAAAATAACAAAAAGTCCCCAGTTATAGTTCCACGGGTGATTCGAGATATTGTTACAAG GAGGGTCCTAGTGATGGAATATATTGATGGAACCCCGATTCTGAAGTTGGGAGATGAAATGGCAAAGAGAGGCATAAGTCCAGATGGTAAAGTTGCAGCAATAGCAAGGCA GAACATTCTTAAAAGTTTGTCCTTAGCTTATGGACGAATGATACTCAGGAGTGGTTTCTTTCATGCAGATCCTCATCCAGGCAATATTCTAATCTGCAGAGGTGCTGAG GTTGCTTTGCTGGACTATGGACAAGTTAAGGATCTTCCACAAAATCTCAGGCTCGGATATGCTAATCTTGTTCTTGCTATTGCTGACAGTGATGCTACAAGGGCTGGAGAAAGCTTTAA GGAGCTTGGCATAGACACCCTGAGCAAATGTGAGGATGAGCAGAAAGAAATGCTTAAATTGGCACAAGGGATGTTTGATACAAAATTACCACCTGGTGTAAAGACGCTGCAACCTTTCTCGGAAGAATCTTCGCTTAAAAAAATTGCAGTTGAG GCTTTTCCAGAAGAACTTTTCTCTGTTCTTCGAACTCTGCAATTACTGAGAGGGCTTAGTGTTGGTATGGGAATAAGTCATTCGTGCGCTGAACAATGGAGACCTATTGCTGAGGAAGCTTTGTACAATGCTGGCAGATTGACAG ATAAAGATCTGAAGCGATCACGTAGACATATAACTAGAAGAAAGACTGGAAAATAA
- the LOC132603261 gene encoding uncharacterized protein LOC132603261 isoform X1 translates to MVAMNIQLDTTDFQEKLSSCFRPWQRSFQFWVRAVDIYTGYKVFQLRVGFEKNVQKQEAMWERQHEFAAEKIYNMCSDLGGFFLKVAQIIGKPDLAPAAWVRRLVTLCDQAPATPYNVIKAVLEKELSRNVDELFERFDVDPLGSASIAQVHRAKLKGDKKDIVVKVQHPGVQELMMTDIHNLQAFALYLQKMDIKFDLYSLTKEMEKQIGYEFNFLREADAMDRIWRFLYENNKKSPVIVPRVIRDIVTRRVLVMEYIDGTPILKLGDEMAKRGISPDGKVAAIARQNILKSLSLAYGRMILRSGFFHADPHPGNILICRGAEVALLDYGQVKDLPQNLRLGYANLVLAIADSDATRAGESFKELGIDTLSKCEDEQKEMLKLAQGMFDTKLPPGVKTLQPFSEESSLKKIAVEAFPEELFSVLRTLQLLRGLSVGMGISHSCAEQWRPIAEEALYNAGRLTDKDLKRSRRHITRRKTGK, encoded by the exons ATGGTAGCCATGAATATTCAGCTTGACACtacggattttcaagaaaagttaTCTTCTTGTTTCAGACCTTGGCAACGTTCTTTCCAGTTTTGGGTTCGTGCAGTAGATATATATACCGGTTATAAG GTGTTTCAATTAAGAGTTGGCTTTGAAAAAAATGTGCAAAAACAAGAAGCAATGTGGGAGAGGCAGCATGAGTTTGCAGCTGAGAAAATATATAATATGTGCTCTGACCTTGGTGGGTTCTTCCTAAAG GTTGCTCAAATCATTGGGAAGCCAGACTTGGCCCCAGCTGCATGGGTGAGACGGTTAGTTACTCTCTGTGATCAAGCACCTGCTACGCCATATAATGTCATCAAGGCTGTACTGGAGAAGGAATTGAGTCGAAACGTTGATGAATTGTTTGAAAGATTTGATGTCGATCCTCTAGGTTCTGCTTCTATTGCGCAG GTTCATAGAGCGAAGCTCAAAGGTGACAAAAAAGATATTGTTGTCAAG GTGCAACACCCTGGGGTCCAAGAATTGATGATGACCGATATCCACAACTTGCAAGCTTTTGCACTATACCTGCAGAAGATGGATATAAAATTTGATCTATACTCTTTGACAAAGGAAATGGAGAAACAG ATTGGATACGAATTCAACTTTTTGAGAGAGGCTGATGCAATGGATAGAATTTGGCGTTTTCTCTACGAAAATAACAAAAAGTCCCCAGTTATAGTTCCACGGGTGATTCGAGATATTGTTACAAG GAGGGTCCTAGTGATGGAATATATTGATGGAACCCCGATTCTGAAGTTGGGAGATGAAATGGCAAAGAGAGGCATAAGTCCAGATGGTAAAGTTGCAGCAATAGCAAGGCA GAACATTCTTAAAAGTTTGTCCTTAGCTTATGGACGAATGATACTCAGGAGTGGTTTCTTTCATGCAGATCCTCATCCAGGCAATATTCTAATCTGCAGAGGTGCTGAG GTTGCTTTGCTGGACTATGGACAAGTTAAGGATCTTCCACAAAATCTCAGGCTCGGATATGCTAATCTTGTTCTTGCTATTGCTGACAGTGATGCTACAAGGGCTGGAGAAAGCTTTAA GGAGCTTGGCATAGACACCCTGAGCAAATGTGAGGATGAGCAGAAAGAAATGCTTAAATTGGCACAAGGGATGTTTGATACAAAATTACCACCTGGTGTAAAGACGCTGCAACCTTTCTCGGAAGAATCTTCGCTTAAAAAAATTGCAGTTGAG GCTTTTCCAGAAGAACTTTTCTCTGTTCTTCGAACTCTGCAATTACTGAGAGGGCTTAGTGTTGGTATGGGAATAAGTCATTCGTGCGCTGAACAATGGAGACCTATTGCTGAGGAAGCTTTGTACAATGCTGGCAGATTGACAG ATAAAGATCTGAAGCGATCACGTAGACATATAACTAGAAGAAAGACTGGAAAATAA
- the LOC132603261 gene encoding uncharacterized protein LOC132603261 isoform X2, whose amino-acid sequence MVAMNIQLDTTDFQEKLSSCFRPWQRSFQFWVRAVDIYTGYKVFQLRVGFEKNVQKQEAMWERQHEFAAEKIYNMCSDLGGFFLKVAQIIGKPDLAPAAWVRRLVTLCDQAPATPYNVIKAVLEKELSRNVDELFERFDVDPLGSASIAQVHRAKLKGDKKDIVVKVQHPGVQELMMTDIHNLQAFALYLQKMDIKFDLYSLTKEMEKQIGYEFNFLREADAMDRIWRFLYENNKKSPVIVPRVIRDIVTRNILKSLSLAYGRMILRSGFFHADPHPGNILICRGAEVALLDYGQVKDLPQNLRLGYANLVLAIADSDATRAGESFKELGIDTLSKCEDEQKEMLKLAQGMFDTKLPPGVKTLQPFSEESSLKKIAVEAFPEELFSVLRTLQLLRGLSVGMGISHSCAEQWRPIAEEALYNAGRLTDKDLKRSRRHITRRKTGK is encoded by the exons ATGGTAGCCATGAATATTCAGCTTGACACtacggattttcaagaaaagttaTCTTCTTGTTTCAGACCTTGGCAACGTTCTTTCCAGTTTTGGGTTCGTGCAGTAGATATATATACCGGTTATAAG GTGTTTCAATTAAGAGTTGGCTTTGAAAAAAATGTGCAAAAACAAGAAGCAATGTGGGAGAGGCAGCATGAGTTTGCAGCTGAGAAAATATATAATATGTGCTCTGACCTTGGTGGGTTCTTCCTAAAG GTTGCTCAAATCATTGGGAAGCCAGACTTGGCCCCAGCTGCATGGGTGAGACGGTTAGTTACTCTCTGTGATCAAGCACCTGCTACGCCATATAATGTCATCAAGGCTGTACTGGAGAAGGAATTGAGTCGAAACGTTGATGAATTGTTTGAAAGATTTGATGTCGATCCTCTAGGTTCTGCTTCTATTGCGCAG GTTCATAGAGCGAAGCTCAAAGGTGACAAAAAAGATATTGTTGTCAAG GTGCAACACCCTGGGGTCCAAGAATTGATGATGACCGATATCCACAACTTGCAAGCTTTTGCACTATACCTGCAGAAGATGGATATAAAATTTGATCTATACTCTTTGACAAAGGAAATGGAGAAACAG ATTGGATACGAATTCAACTTTTTGAGAGAGGCTGATGCAATGGATAGAATTTGGCGTTTTCTCTACGAAAATAACAAAAAGTCCCCAGTTATAGTTCCACGGGTGATTCGAGATATTGTTACAAG GAACATTCTTAAAAGTTTGTCCTTAGCTTATGGACGAATGATACTCAGGAGTGGTTTCTTTCATGCAGATCCTCATCCAGGCAATATTCTAATCTGCAGAGGTGCTGAG GTTGCTTTGCTGGACTATGGACAAGTTAAGGATCTTCCACAAAATCTCAGGCTCGGATATGCTAATCTTGTTCTTGCTATTGCTGACAGTGATGCTACAAGGGCTGGAGAAAGCTTTAA GGAGCTTGGCATAGACACCCTGAGCAAATGTGAGGATGAGCAGAAAGAAATGCTTAAATTGGCACAAGGGATGTTTGATACAAAATTACCACCTGGTGTAAAGACGCTGCAACCTTTCTCGGAAGAATCTTCGCTTAAAAAAATTGCAGTTGAG GCTTTTCCAGAAGAACTTTTCTCTGTTCTTCGAACTCTGCAATTACTGAGAGGGCTTAGTGTTGGTATGGGAATAAGTCATTCGTGCGCTGAACAATGGAGACCTATTGCTGAGGAAGCTTTGTACAATGCTGGCAGATTGACAG ATAAAGATCTGAAGCGATCACGTAGACATATAACTAGAAGAAAGACTGGAAAATAA
- the LOC132603261 gene encoding uncharacterized protein LOC132603261 isoform X4, translating to MVAMNIQLDTTDFQEKLSSCFRPWQRSFQFWVRAVDIYTGYKVFQLRVGFEKNVQKQEAMWERQHEFAAEKIYNMCSDLGGFFLKVAQIIGKPDLAPAAWVRRLVTLCDQAPATPYNVIKAVLEKELSRNVDELFERFDVDPLGSASIAQVHRAKLKGDKKDIVVKVQHPGVQELMMTDIHNLQAFALYLQKMDIKFDLYSLTKEMEKQIGYEFNFLREADAMDRIWRFLYENNKKSPVIVPRVIRDIVTRRVLVMEYIDGTPILKLGDEMAKRGISPDGKVAAIARQNILKSLSLAYGRMILRSGFFHADPHPGNILICRGAEVALLDYGQVKDLPQNLRLGYANLVLAIADSDATRAGESFNF from the exons ATGGTAGCCATGAATATTCAGCTTGACACtacggattttcaagaaaagttaTCTTCTTGTTTCAGACCTTGGCAACGTTCTTTCCAGTTTTGGGTTCGTGCAGTAGATATATATACCGGTTATAAG GTGTTTCAATTAAGAGTTGGCTTTGAAAAAAATGTGCAAAAACAAGAAGCAATGTGGGAGAGGCAGCATGAGTTTGCAGCTGAGAAAATATATAATATGTGCTCTGACCTTGGTGGGTTCTTCCTAAAG GTTGCTCAAATCATTGGGAAGCCAGACTTGGCCCCAGCTGCATGGGTGAGACGGTTAGTTACTCTCTGTGATCAAGCACCTGCTACGCCATATAATGTCATCAAGGCTGTACTGGAGAAGGAATTGAGTCGAAACGTTGATGAATTGTTTGAAAGATTTGATGTCGATCCTCTAGGTTCTGCTTCTATTGCGCAG GTTCATAGAGCGAAGCTCAAAGGTGACAAAAAAGATATTGTTGTCAAG GTGCAACACCCTGGGGTCCAAGAATTGATGATGACCGATATCCACAACTTGCAAGCTTTTGCACTATACCTGCAGAAGATGGATATAAAATTTGATCTATACTCTTTGACAAAGGAAATGGAGAAACAG ATTGGATACGAATTCAACTTTTTGAGAGAGGCTGATGCAATGGATAGAATTTGGCGTTTTCTCTACGAAAATAACAAAAAGTCCCCAGTTATAGTTCCACGGGTGATTCGAGATATTGTTACAAG GAGGGTCCTAGTGATGGAATATATTGATGGAACCCCGATTCTGAAGTTGGGAGATGAAATGGCAAAGAGAGGCATAAGTCCAGATGGTAAAGTTGCAGCAATAGCAAGGCA GAACATTCTTAAAAGTTTGTCCTTAGCTTATGGACGAATGATACTCAGGAGTGGTTTCTTTCATGCAGATCCTCATCCAGGCAATATTCTAATCTGCAGAGGTGCTGAG GTTGCTTTGCTGGACTATGGACAAGTTAAGGATCTTCCACAAAATCTCAGGCTCGGATATGCTAATCTTGTTCTTGCTATTGCTGACAGTGATGCTACAAGGGCTGGAGAAAGCTTTAA CTTTTGA